The following nucleotide sequence is from Streptomyces xiamenensis.
CACCGGCGAGCGCGAGGACCTGACGGTGGACGAGGCGATCGCCCGCCTGACCGAACAGCTGGGCTGACCCCCGCGCACTCCGGCCCGCCCCGACCGGGCCACCCCGTCGCCCCGTCGCCCCGCCGCCCCCACGCGGCGGGGCGGCGTGCGTGTGGCGCGGGTGCGCGGTGAAGGGCGGACGCGTTCACACGGTGCGTTGGTGGTCGGGACGCCGCACGTCTGTACGCGGTGCGGCGGCGTTCGCCGGTCGAAGGCGACGGGGCCGCAGGACGGTTTCTGTACCGTCACACCCCGGCGGAGCGGTGGCCGCGCCGTTCCGGGCCCTCACAGCCAGGTGGCGAACTCCAGCAGCGCCTCGGCGTCCCTGCGGCGGTCCTCGGCATGCGCGCGGACGCCCGACTCCACCGCGCGGAACAGCGTCCAGCCGCGCAGCCGCTCCGGATCCACCTCGACCGACGCCGCCAGCTTCGTCATCCGGCGCCGGGTGATCGCCGGAGCGCCCGCGGAGGCGGTCAGATCGTGCAGCCGGTCCCGGGACAGCCGGGCCAGGTCGTAGGCCCGCTCGCCCACCACCGGGTCAGGGCCCACCGCCAGCCACGGCGCCCGCCCGGTGTCACAGGCCAGCACCGCGCCCTGCCGGAAGTCCCCGTGCAGCAACAGCTCCTCCGGTGGGCCGGCCAGCAGTTCGGCGCGGGCCGCCAGCGCCTCCGCGATCAGCGGTCCCGTCCCATCCGGCAGCTCGGCGTCCGCCGTCAGCCCCGCCGTGCGCCCGGCCACGGTGGGGAAGGGATGCCCCGCGCCCGGGTCGACCCACAACCGGTGCAGCGCCGAGACCGCCTCCAGCATCGCCTTGGTCTCCGGCAGCGACCGCAGCGAGGTCTCCCCGTGCAGCCGCTCCAGCAGCAGCGCGCCGGCGTCCGGCGCCGCCTCCAGCACCCGGACCGCGCCGTGGCCGTCCCAGCGTGCCAGCGCCGCCGCCTCCAGTTCGGCGGAGTGGCCCGGCGCGCACAGCTTCAGCGCGGCCGGGGTGCCGTCCGCGCGCCGCACCAGCACGGTCATGCTGGTGCGACCGCCCGGCGCGGCCACCCGCTCCACGCTCAGCTCCCACTGCCGGGTGAGCCGCACCACCAGCTCCGGCAGCCCGGCCAGCCACGTGTCGGCCGCCGCGGGCTGGGCGCGGGTGAGGCGCAGCGGGGGCGCCAGATCGGGTGCCGCCGTCATGCGCCGCCGCCCGCGTACTCGGCGAGGCCGGGGAAGGCCGTTCCCGTGCCGCTCCACCGGGCCGCCCGGACCGCGCTCTCGCGCAGCGCTGCCGCGGCGTCCCGGCGCGACGCCCCCGTGGCGACCAGCACCAGATCCGCGTAGGCACCGGCCAGCCGCGCCTCCAGATCGGCGGCGAGTGCCTGCGCCGTGGCGGTGTCGGTCACCTCGAACGGCAGCGCGTACGCCGCGGCGGCCGCCTCCGGCACCGCGCCCAGATCCAACACCGTGCGCCGCAGCGCGTCGCGGCGTGCCCGGTGTCCGGTGTAGGCCTCGCGCACCTCCGCGTCCCGCTCCGCGCCGATCCGCGCGCCGACCACGCCGTAGCCGTACACCGCGGCGTGCTCGGCGGCGAGCGCCGCCTGGGTGGCGCGCAGCGCCGGGGTGTCGGGGACCTCGGCGGAGTCCTGGGCCCGCCGCGTGGTCCCCCGTGTCGTGCGCGTCATGCGCGGGCCTCTCCCAGCAGATAGACGTGGACCGAACCGGCCGCCGACAGCGAGGCGAGCAGCCGGGCCAGCTCGGGCGGGGCGTCGCCGAGGGTGCGAAGCCGCTCGTCGGCCAGGGCGCGTTCGGCCTCGATGAGCTCGGCGAGTGCGCCGTCGGCGTCGGACGGCACCCCGGGCGCGGAGCCGGGGGACGGCGCACCGTCCTCCTGAAGCGCCGTCAGCTGCGCCGCGACGGTGTCCCGCAGCGGGGTCAGTGTTCCGGCGAGGTCCGGGTGGGCGG
It contains:
- a CDS encoding aminoglycoside phosphotransferase family protein, with amino-acid sequence MTAAPDLAPPLRLTRAQPAAADTWLAGLPELVVRLTRQWELSVERVAAPGGRTSMTVLVRRADGTPAALKLCAPGHSAELEAAALARWDGHGAVRVLEAAPDAGALLLERLHGETSLRSLPETKAMLEAVSALHRLWVDPGAGHPFPTVAGRTAGLTADAELPDGTGPLIAEALAARAELLAGPPEELLLHGDFRQGAVLACDTGRAPWLAVGPDPVVGERAYDLARLSRDRLHDLTASAGAPAITRRRMTKLAASVEVDPERLRGWTLFRAVESGVRAHAEDRRRDAEALLEFATWL
- a CDS encoding ferritin-like domain-containing protein, which codes for MTRTTRGTTRRAQDSAEVPDTPALRATQAALAAEHAAVYGYGVVGARIGAERDAEVREAYTGHRARRDALRRTVLDLGAVPEAAAAAYALPFEVTDTATAQALAADLEARLAGAYADLVLVATGASRRDAAAALRESAVRAARWSGTGTAFPGLAEYAGGGA